One genomic window of Meles meles chromosome 3, mMelMel3.1 paternal haplotype, whole genome shotgun sequence includes the following:
- the LOC123938858 gene encoding LOW QUALITY PROTEIN: DNA-directed RNA polymerase III subunit RPC4-like (The sequence of the model RefSeq protein was modified relative to this genomic sequence to represent the inferred CDS: inserted 1 base in 1 codon; deleted 1 base in 1 codon), which translates to MSQGNAAGEPSAPGGPHPLLSGGQGLIGRRPAPPLTLGRLPSIRSRDHTLGGVKKKTFTPNIISRKIKEEPKEEVTIKKEKRDRDRDRQREGHGRGRGHPEVIQSHSIFEQGPAEMTKKRGNWYKTVDVSDMGPSHIINIKKEKRETDEETKRILRMLEKDDFIDDPGLRNDTRNMPVQLPLAHSGWLFKEENEEPDVKPWLAGPKEEDMEVDVPVVKVKEEPRDEEEEAKMKAPPRTGRKTPGXPKDVSVAELLRVLSLTQEEELLFLQLPDTLPGQPPTQDIKPIKTEVQSEDGQMVVIKQEKDREARLAENACTLADLTEGQVGKSGKVQLLLGKVTLDITMGTACSFLQELVSVGLGDSRTGEMTVLGHIKHKLVCSPDFQSLLDHKHR; encoded by the exons ATGTCACAAGGAAACGCTGCGGGCGAGCCGAGTGCTCCGGGaggtccccaccccctcctctctgggGGACAGGGGCTTATCGGGCGGCGGCCGGCGCCTCCACTCACTCTAGGTCGCCTTCCCTCCATCCGCTCCAGGGACCACACCCTTGGAGGAGTCAAGAAGAAAACCTTCACCCCAAATATCATCAGTCGGAAAATCAAGGAAGAGCCCAAGGAAGAAGTAACCATCAAGAAGGAGAAGCGTGACAGGGATAGAGACCGACAGCGAGAAGGGCATGGACGGGGCCGGGGCCACCCAGAAGTGATCCAGTCCCATTCCATCTTTGAGCAGGGTCCAGCTGAAATGACGAAGAAAAGGGGGAACTGGTATAAGACAGTGGATGTGTCAGACATGGGACCTTCTCATATCAtcaacatcaaaaaagaaaagagagagacagatgaaGAAACGAAACGGATCCTGCGCATGCTGGAGAAGGATGATTTCATCGATGACCCTGGGCTGAGGAATGACACTCGAAACATGCCTGTGCAGCTGCCGCTGGCCCACTCAGGGTGGCTTTTTAAGGAAGAGAATGAAGAGCCAGATGTTAAACCTTGGCTGGCTGGCCCCAAGGAAGAGGACATGGAGGTGGATGTGCCTGTTGTGAAAGTGAAAGAGGAGCCCcgagatgaggaggaggaggccaagATGAAGGCTCCTCCCAGGACAGGCAGAAAGACCCCGG CTCCCAAGGATGTATCTGTGGCAGAGCTGCTCAGGGTGCTGAGCCTCACCCAGGAAGAAGAGCTCCTCTTCCTTCAGCTGCCAGACACCCTCCCTGGCCAGCCTCCTACTCAGGACATCAAGCCTATCAAGACAGAGGTGCAGAGCGAGGACGGCCAGATGGTGGTTATAAAGCAGGAGAAAGACCGGGAAGCCAGGCTGGCAGAGAATGCGTGTACCCTGGCTGACCTGACAGAGGGTCAGGTTGGCAAGTCAGGAAAGGTGCAGCTCCTCCTGGGCAAGGTGACCCTAGACATAACAATGGGAACTGCCTGTTCCTTTCTGCAGGAGCTCGTGTCCGTGGGCCTTGGAGACAGTCGGACCGGTGAGATGACGGTCCTGGGACACATAAAGCACAAACTTGTATGTTCCCCCGATTTCCAGTCT CTCTTGGATCACAAACACCGGTAA